Proteins encoded in a region of the Pelmatolapia mariae isolate MD_Pm_ZW linkage group LG16_19, Pm_UMD_F_2, whole genome shotgun sequence genome:
- the p2ry8 gene encoding P2Y purinoceptor 8 gives MTVNSSKLDNATINFLQNSGAAISISILYIFITGINLVGNGLSMWLLLFRTSPKSPSIIFMINLTLTDMALGAALPFQISYQLQGYQWNLGPNMCSFVTLVFYSNMYCSILTMMAIGIDRYLGIVRPMLFRRIRKKRLIAFISCFVMWGLVLSTLYPLMTTDLTYRVPQLNITTCFDILKTEMLPSMAAWAAFLFSMVFVLFLFPFCVTSFCYISVIRKLASDSKTSQKKRAIRLAVIVLLVFTLCFGPNNILLLIHSVLRLYYKKSIYTAYKLSLCFSCLNSCLDPFIYYFACKDFRQKLREIINLQSLSSGDSMKMENKETLYSAQ, from the exons ATGACGGTGAATTCCAGCAAACTAGACAACGCCACGATAAACTTTCTGCAGAATTCTGGCGCCGCCATCTCTATCTCTATTTTGTACATATTCATCACCGGCATTAACTTGGTGGGAAATGGCTTGTCCATGTGGCTTCTCCTCTTCCGTACCTCTCCCAAGTCTCCCTCCATCATCTTCATGATAAATCTCACCCTTACCGACATGGCTCTCGGTGCTGCTCTGCCCTTTCAGATCTCCTACCAGCTCCAAGGATATCAATGGAATCTGGGACCAAACATGTGCAG TTTTGTGACCCTCGTTTTCTACTCCAATATGTACTGCTCCATCCTGACAATGATGGCCATCGGTATCGACCGCTATCTGGGCATTGTCAGGCCCATGCTGTTCAGGCGGATCAGGAAGAAGAGACTGATTGCTTTTATCAGCTGCTTCGTCATGTGGGGTTTGGTCCTGAGCACTCTGTATCCACTGATGACGACAGACCTGACCTATCGCGTTCCTCAGCTTAACATTACAACCTGTTTTGATATACTGAAGACAGAAATGCTTCCATCCATGGCGGCCTGGGCAGCCTTCCTCTTCAGCATGGTCTtcgttctctttctctttccgttctgtgtgacatcattcTGCTACATCAGTGTCATACGCAAGCTGGCCAGTGATTCAAAGACATCccagaaaaagagagcaatccGTCTGGCAGTCATTGTTCTCTTAGTCTTCACATTGTGCTTTGGTCCAAATAACATCCTCCTGCTGATACATAGCGTGCTGAGACTCTACTATAAGAAGTCTATCTACACAGCCTACAAGCTGTCTCTGTGCTTCAGCTGTCTAAATAGCTGCCTCGACCCATTCATTTACTACTTTGCATGTAAGGACTTCAGACAAAAGCTGAGAGAGATAATAAATCTGCAGAGTTTGAGCAGTGGAGATTCAATGAAGATGGAAAATAAAGAGACTTTGTACTCTGCGCAGTGA